Proteins encoded together in one Desulfosporosinus meridiei DSM 13257 window:
- a CDS encoding prepilin peptidase encodes MLIYGIIFIFGFIMGSFLNVCIYRIPRGESIVSPAAHCPNCGTRLKPFDLLPHLSYLIHHGKCRYCDRKISPRYLFVELLTGIASVTLFIKYGLTADFVAFLFLTFILIAVFFIDLDHQIIPNQLVITGLIGGAVLFVYNLFLPFQIYSDDLWWNPILGLVSGSGFLFGVSLIGLVIYKGDEVMGMGDVKLFAPIGLFLGWRMTLLALFLSVVLGGMLSLLLILFGKATRKSRIPFGPFIVIGTFTTIMWGWQLLHWYVNTYLYY; translated from the coding sequence ATGCTTATCTACGGCATTATTTTCATTTTCGGCTTTATCATGGGTTCTTTTCTAAATGTCTGCATCTACAGGATCCCACGAGGGGAGTCCATAGTATCTCCAGCAGCACACTGTCCTAACTGTGGAACCAGACTGAAACCATTTGACCTTCTTCCGCACTTAAGCTACTTGATACACCATGGAAAATGCCGATATTGTGATCGAAAAATATCCCCTAGGTATCTTTTCGTCGAATTGCTTACAGGAATCGCTTCTGTAACCTTGTTCATCAAATATGGATTGACAGCTGACTTTGTAGCCTTTCTGTTTTTAACTTTTATCTTGATCGCCGTCTTTTTCATCGACCTAGACCATCAGATTATTCCTAATCAGCTGGTAATTACCGGACTTATTGGGGGAGCAGTCCTCTTTGTTTATAACCTTTTCCTGCCTTTCCAAATCTATTCTGACGATCTTTGGTGGAATCCAATACTAGGTTTAGTTTCTGGCTCTGGATTTTTATTCGGTGTTAGCTTAATCGGACTAGTTATTTACAAGGGTGATGAGGTCATGGGCATGGGGGATGTAAAGTTATTCGCGCCAATCGGGTTATTTCTGGGTTGGAGAATGACGTTACTTGCGCTCTTTCTTTCAGTTGTTTTGGGAGGAATGTTGAGTCTGCTATTGATCCTCTTTGGTAAAGCGACCAGAAAAAGCAGGATCCCTTTCGGGCCGTTTATTGTTATTGGCACATTTACAACAATCATGTGGGGTTGGCAGCTCTTGCACTGGTATGTGAACACCTATTTATATTACTAG
- the sigK gene encoding RNA polymerase sporulation sigma factor SigK, which yields MIAELFFVSIALSVLKGVTLLVSYINNNAFPQPLNEQDEARYLRILSESKTEPFTLTQEVENARNILVEHNLRLVAHLVKKFDGTGEDGDDLISIGTIGLIKGINTFDPNKGTKLATYAARCIENEILMHLRSLKKSRGEVSIYDPIGMDKEGNEISLIDVLGSNEEDISLKVENESEQKALLELVKKLTKREKLVLQLRYGLMNSPKRTQREIAKALAISRSYVSRIEKKAIQKLMEEMAKIDPNR from the coding sequence TTGATCGCAGAACTGTTCTTTGTTAGCATAGCTCTCTCAGTTCTAAAGGGAGTCACCTTACTCGTCTCGTATATCAATAATAACGCCTTTCCCCAACCCCTAAATGAGCAGGACGAGGCGCGTTATTTAAGAATCCTAAGTGAAAGCAAGACTGAACCATTCACCTTAACCCAGGAAGTTGAGAATGCCCGCAATATTTTAGTGGAGCATAATTTGCGTTTAGTGGCTCATCTTGTTAAAAAATTTGATGGGACGGGAGAAGATGGAGATGATTTAATCTCCATTGGGACGATTGGTCTAATCAAAGGGATCAATACCTTTGATCCCAATAAAGGTACCAAGTTGGCCACTTATGCAGCCCGTTGTATTGAAAATGAGATTCTGATGCATTTAAGATCTTTAAAGAAATCCCGGGGTGAAGTTTCGATCTATGATCCAATTGGCATGGATAAAGAGGGAAATGAAATTTCCCTCATTGATGTCTTAGGTTCTAATGAAGAGGATATTTCCTTAAAGGTCGAAAATGAATCGGAGCAAAAAGCTTTACTCGAACTTGTCAAAAAGCTGACCAAACGGGAAAAACTGGTTCTTCAATTACGCTACGGATTAATGAACAGTCCCAAGAGGACTCAACGCGAAATTGCCAAAGCTCTGGCAATCTCCCGGTCATATGTTTCGCGCATCGAAAAGAAAGCCATTCAAAAATTAATGGAAGAGATGGCAAAGATTGATCCAAATAGATAG
- a CDS encoding YqeG family HAD IIIA-type phosphatase, translating into MLEYFQPTHQANSLDLIPVEQLSRDGIRGLIIDLDNTMTPWNNLEVAPKVETWFKEVKAAGIRACVVSNNSKRQRVAVVADQLGIPFVFGATKPRRKAFRAGMKLLETGQKDTAVIGDQLFTDILGGNRLGLYTILVTPINDREFIGTRIMRRIEKVLVWIMKHFASAKPFSPKIH; encoded by the coding sequence ATGTTAGAGTATTTTCAACCGACGCATCAAGCTAATTCCCTCGATCTCATTCCTGTAGAACAGCTTAGTCGGGATGGGATTCGCGGGCTAATCATAGACTTAGATAATACTATGACCCCGTGGAATAATTTAGAAGTAGCTCCTAAAGTGGAAACCTGGTTTAAAGAGGTTAAAGCAGCTGGAATTCGAGCCTGCGTGGTGTCGAATAACAGTAAACGACAGCGTGTAGCCGTAGTAGCAGATCAATTAGGGATACCTTTCGTTTTCGGAGCCACCAAGCCGCGCCGCAAAGCATTTCGGGCAGGAATGAAGCTTCTGGAAACAGGCCAAAAGGATACTGCAGTGATTGGAGATCAGTTATTTACGGATATTTTAGGCGGAAATCGTCTGGGGTTATATACGATTTTAGTCACCCCTATTAATGATCGTGAGTTTATCGGAACCCGGATTATGCGTCGAATAGAGAAGGTTCTCGTTTGGATTATGAAGCATTTCGCTTCTGCGAAACCCTTCAGCCCGAAAATTCATTAA
- a CDS encoding shikimate dehydrogenase — MEKQFAVIGNPIKHSLSPAMHNAGYETLGINAEYQRFRVEEHCLEEAVKGLRALGFAGWNVTLPHKEAIVSFMDTLTPEAEKAGAVNTVKNQNGRLIGHNTDGKGFVRSVENDLRGLKGKKAVLLGAGGASKGIAMALAQQGMNLHILNRNPEKAKTLVQIIHSVGGTATFGEFEPGDWLENLDLLVQTTSVGLNKEPFPFSLEGIDKEALVVDIIFNPLETSFLREAKKLGCRTQNGLEMLLYQGALAWEFWLGEQAPLDAMRQALKNQLFQGMFYKE, encoded by the coding sequence GTGGAAAAACAATTTGCAGTTATAGGTAATCCGATCAAGCACTCTCTCTCTCCTGCCATGCATAATGCTGGGTATGAGACATTAGGGATTAACGCAGAATATCAGCGCTTTCGGGTAGAAGAGCACTGTTTAGAAGAGGCTGTAAAAGGTCTCAGGGCTTTGGGCTTTGCTGGGTGGAATGTCACGCTGCCTCATAAGGAAGCTATTGTTTCCTTCATGGATACGCTAACCCCTGAAGCAGAGAAGGCTGGAGCAGTGAACACTGTGAAAAACCAGAATGGTCGCTTGATTGGTCACAATACGGATGGGAAGGGATTTGTTCGTTCCGTAGAAAATGACCTTAGAGGATTAAAAGGAAAAAAAGCAGTTCTTCTTGGTGCAGGCGGGGCCAGCAAAGGGATTGCTATGGCTCTGGCCCAGCAGGGAATGAATTTGCACATCCTCAATCGGAATCCAGAAAAGGCGAAAACCTTGGTTCAAATCATTCACAGCGTGGGGGGAACAGCGACATTTGGAGAGTTCGAACCGGGAGACTGGCTGGAGAACCTCGATCTCTTAGTGCAGACTACCTCTGTAGGGCTGAATAAAGAACCCTTCCCTTTTTCACTAGAAGGGATTGATAAAGAGGCCTTGGTTGTCGATATAATATTTAACCCTTTGGAAACCAGTTTTTTGAGAGAGGCTAAGAAGTTGGGATGCCGCACTCAAAATGGCCTGGAAATGCTTCTCTATCAAGGTGCCTTAGCTTGGGAGTTTTGGCTCGGTGAACAGGCCCCCCTTGATGCAATGAGGCAAGCCCTTAAAAATCAGCTTTTCCAGGGTATGTTTTATAAAGAATAG
- a CDS encoding prepilin-type N-terminal cleavage/methylation domain-containing protein, producing MVSALKVRGREQGFTLLEILLVLILLAGSGFYLLIKLPINFERQHLTFQATQLLEDIRDTRQAAMAENNWYAVKFYYQTGDHHYQIFKQGKLIKNVYFKDGISFLGSPGDLTFNALGRSVGTTIILTNSLGEQKSVIVAPVGMRIREK from the coding sequence ATGGTGAGTGCATTAAAAGTCAGGGGCCGAGAGCAGGGATTTACTCTGCTGGAGATACTGCTGGTTCTGATCCTTTTGGCCGGCTCGGGCTTTTACTTGCTCATCAAGCTTCCCATTAACTTTGAGAGACAGCACTTAACCTTTCAAGCAACTCAACTATTAGAAGATATACGGGATACTCGGCAGGCGGCAATGGCTGAAAATAATTGGTACGCCGTTAAATTTTATTACCAAACAGGGGATCACCATTACCAAATATTCAAGCAAGGCAAATTAATAAAAAACGTCTACTTCAAAGATGGCATCAGTTTTTTAGGCAGCCCGGGAGATCTGACCTTTAATGCTTTAGGACGAAGTGTGGGGACAACGATCATTTTGACAAATTCCTTGGGTGAACAGAAAAGTGTCATTGTGGCCCCGGTAGGTATGCGCATTCGGGAGAAGTAG
- the aroC gene encoding chorismate synthase has protein sequence MRFLTAGESHGQKLVGIIEGLPAGMKISKAYIDKALGKRQQGPGRGGRMAIEQDEVQLVSGVRGGLSTGAPIALEILNRDWENWEKIMTWRDEADVESRKVLTPRPGHADLTGSLKYRTEVRNILERASARETAMRVATGNIARQMLDSLGVEIRGHVRGVGGVHAKFTDEAAYWQHVEQSEWSVGDPLAEEQMEKQLILAREQGESLGGILEVQVHHLPAGLGSHVQWDRKLDGKIAQAVLSVQAIKGISFGLGFEAGDRMGSKVHDPICYAVGKGFSRASNNAGGIEGGMTNGEPIILQAVMKPIPTLYQPLDTVHLDTKEVVKASVERSDVCAVPAALVVLEHVVAWVIAEAVMDKFAADSFIELENAWQEYQAYLRQK, from the coding sequence GTGCGGTTTTTAACGGCAGGGGAATCACACGGTCAGAAATTAGTAGGAATTATCGAGGGCCTTCCCGCGGGAATGAAAATTTCCAAGGCTTACATTGATAAGGCGCTGGGAAAGCGTCAACAAGGCCCCGGCAGAGGCGGCCGAATGGCCATTGAACAAGATGAAGTCCAGCTTGTATCCGGAGTGCGGGGCGGATTAAGTACAGGAGCTCCAATCGCTTTAGAGATTCTCAACCGTGATTGGGAGAACTGGGAGAAAATTATGACCTGGAGGGATGAGGCTGATGTTGAAAGCCGAAAAGTTCTGACTCCTCGTCCTGGACATGCTGATTTGACAGGATCACTCAAATATCGTACTGAAGTTCGGAATATCCTCGAACGGGCGAGCGCCAGAGAAACAGCGATGAGGGTAGCTACTGGGAATATTGCCAGGCAGATGCTGGATTCCTTGGGGGTGGAAATTCGCGGACATGTCCGTGGAGTAGGTGGTGTTCACGCCAAATTTACCGATGAGGCGGCTTATTGGCAACACGTGGAACAATCGGAGTGGTCCGTTGGCGATCCGCTGGCTGAAGAGCAGATGGAGAAACAGCTAATCTTGGCTCGAGAACAAGGGGAATCACTAGGTGGAATTCTGGAAGTACAGGTTCATCATCTGCCGGCAGGATTAGGATCTCATGTACAGTGGGATCGAAAATTAGACGGAAAGATTGCCCAAGCAGTCCTTTCTGTTCAAGCAATCAAAGGTATTTCCTTTGGCCTAGGGTTTGAAGCTGGTGACCGTATGGGGTCTAAGGTTCATGATCCAATTTGTTATGCAGTGGGTAAGGGCTTTTCCCGGGCTTCCAACAATGCCGGCGGAATAGAGGGTGGCATGACCAACGGAGAACCAATCATTCTTCAAGCGGTTATGAAACCAATTCCCACCCTTTATCAGCCTTTAGATACGGTACATTTAGATACCAAAGAAGTGGTAAAGGCAAGTGTAGAACGTTCCGATGTCTGTGCCGTGCCAGCGGCCTTAGTCGTGTTAGAACACGTAGTGGCCTGGGTCATTGCAGAAGCGGTAATGGATAAGTTTGCAGCAGATAGTTTTATCGAATTAGAAAATGCTTGGCAGGAGTATCAAGCATATTTACGACAAAAGTGA
- a CDS encoding shikimate kinase yields MRNIVLIGFMGTGKSTVGKRLAQSLSWNFVDTDCEIGEVTSLSVSEIFRRHGETRFRSEESIVVTRLSQQEQLVIATGGGTVLNPLNLSALAKNGIVIALHASLEAILSRIGHKNDRPLLKGPREAIEKLWSERQNVYVQADYIVDTSQKNVDEVVKEILLLLERVMKDELSNAAKD; encoded by the coding sequence ATGCGGAACATTGTTCTCATTGGATTTATGGGAACCGGCAAAAGCACGGTTGGGAAGCGCTTGGCTCAGTCACTTTCTTGGAACTTTGTTGATACAGACTGTGAGATTGGAGAAGTAACCAGTTTAAGTGTCAGTGAAATCTTTCGTCGGCATGGGGAGACTCGCTTCCGTTCAGAAGAGAGTATTGTCGTCACCAGACTTAGTCAGCAGGAACAACTTGTAATTGCCACGGGAGGCGGAACTGTCTTAAATCCACTCAACTTGAGTGCTTTGGCTAAAAACGGAATTGTGATTGCCCTCCATGCTTCTTTAGAGGCGATTCTTAGTCGGATTGGGCATAAGAATGACCGCCCACTCCTTAAAGGTCCCAGAGAAGCCATTGAAAAGCTTTGGTCTGAAAGGCAGAATGTGTATGTCCAAGCGGATTATATAGTAGATACGTCGCAAAAAAACGTAGATGAAGTTGTCAAAGAGATTCTTCTTCTGCTAGAGAGGGTGATGAAGGATGAGCTTAGCAATGCAGCAAAAGATTGA
- the aroB gene encoding 3-dehydroquinate synthase: MSLAMQQKIEIAADKPYPVYLGSSLEGLGEYLRHQFDDIEHILIVSHQVVADLYAQRLMKGLQDYRINLLIVPAGEEEKSLDRLSRLTAEALGHGTDRKSLVIALGGGVIGDLAGFFASIFMRGIRLIQVPTTLLAQVDSSIGGKVAVNHSAGKNILGAFYPPQAVWTDFSTLESLPWEEVENGLAESIKHALIADGDLFQFFENEQKPIKHRDCLIWSEMVTRSSLVKIRIVSQDEREQGIRALLNLGHSFGHAIETEMDYRGITHGQGVSVGIVAAAHLAFAKGLMTSAEVDRVIALLNSYGLLTKIKGLDSQNLLHKMQADKKNQGGRKILILPQGIGQALVTKECSDSEILAAWKQVLF; the protein is encoded by the coding sequence ATGAGCTTAGCAATGCAGCAAAAGATTGAAATAGCGGCAGATAAACCCTATCCCGTTTATCTGGGATCATCTCTTGAAGGTCTGGGAGAATACCTCCGCCATCAATTCGACGATATAGAGCATATCTTGATAGTATCCCATCAAGTCGTTGCAGACCTTTACGCTCAAAGACTAATGAAGGGTTTGCAGGATTACCGTATTAATCTCCTGATTGTCCCCGCCGGAGAAGAGGAAAAGTCCCTGGATCGCTTAAGTCGGCTCACGGCAGAAGCATTAGGCCATGGCACAGATCGCAAATCCTTGGTCATTGCTTTGGGCGGTGGAGTTATCGGAGATTTAGCCGGATTTTTTGCCAGTATATTCATGAGAGGTATTCGCTTAATTCAAGTTCCTACAACCTTGTTGGCACAGGTGGACAGCAGCATTGGTGGAAAAGTGGCTGTAAATCATTCGGCGGGCAAGAATATTTTAGGTGCCTTTTATCCCCCTCAAGCAGTCTGGACAGATTTCTCAACTCTGGAAAGCCTTCCTTGGGAAGAAGTGGAGAATGGCTTGGCTGAAAGTATCAAGCATGCTTTGATTGCCGACGGGGATCTTTTTCAGTTTTTTGAGAATGAACAGAAACCTATTAAGCATAGGGATTGCTTGATTTGGAGTGAAATGGTAACCCGCTCGTCCCTTGTCAAAATAAGAATAGTTTCTCAAGACGAACGAGAACAAGGGATTCGTGCTCTGCTAAATTTAGGACACAGTTTCGGGCATGCCATAGAAACTGAGATGGATTACCGAGGTATAACTCATGGACAAGGAGTCAGCGTTGGGATTGTGGCTGCGGCGCATCTAGCCTTTGCCAAAGGACTAATGACCTCAGCAGAGGTGGATAGAGTCATTGCTTTGCTAAATTCTTATGGCTTGTTGACGAAAATTAAAGGGTTGGATTCTCAAAATCTATTACACAAAATGCAAGCGGATAAGAAAAATCAGGGGGGCCGAAAGATATTAATTCTTCCCCAAGGAATTGGGCAAGCGCTAGTAACTAAGGAATGCTCCGACTCTGAGATTTTAGCAGCTTGGAAACAGGTTCTCTTTTAG
- a CDS encoding competence type IV pilus major pilin ComGC translates to MGKQSGFTLWEVLIVLFLMGVLLATFSQHFGSDSKTVQNHINQANIQRIEGAAQLYKIDVGTYPSSVRQLVHNPGSVSNWQGPYLDEIPINPFDLELEYEIDSTGKVSNNMVK, encoded by the coding sequence TTGGGAAAACAATCAGGTTTTACTTTATGGGAAGTTTTAATCGTCCTTTTCCTTATGGGAGTATTACTAGCAACTTTTTCTCAGCATTTCGGTTCTGATTCCAAGACTGTACAGAATCATATTAATCAAGCAAATATCCAAAGAATTGAAGGTGCTGCCCAACTATATAAGATTGATGTGGGCACTTATCCCAGCAGTGTTAGGCAATTAGTTCATAATCCAGGGAGTGTCAGCAATTGGCAGGGGCCATATTTGGATGAAATACCCATCAATCCATTTGATTTGGAACTGGAGTATGAGATTGATTCCACCGGAAAAGTATCCAACAACATGGTGAAGTGA
- a CDS encoding PulJ/GspJ family protein: MRSNRRRAPEQGLTLIEVVCALLISCMFLMIAMRLLTDQWRGARALKNHLEAQYTVFTTGKTVSDAIRTAETVSWTESGVLKILPLPDNTNPSPTLDSYFIDDLDHDGKRDLYWRHLGVSQPVASYVIDWKCAEVEPGLWEIFLHASKEGRAITWKTLIRQRIYSAP; encoded by the coding sequence ATGCGGTCGAATAGAAGACGGGCACCAGAACAGGGGTTAACTCTCATAGAAGTTGTGTGTGCCCTGTTGATTTCTTGCATGTTCTTGATGATCGCTATGCGCTTATTAACGGATCAATGGCGGGGTGCCCGGGCTCTTAAGAATCACCTGGAAGCTCAATACACGGTCTTTACTACTGGCAAGACAGTCTCGGATGCCATTCGAACCGCCGAAACTGTAAGCTGGACAGAGTCGGGAGTGTTAAAAATATTACCTCTACCTGATAATACCAATCCATCGCCAACTCTCGATTCCTATTTCATCGATGATTTAGACCATGATGGAAAGAGAGATCTGTATTGGCGACACTTAGGAGTTTCTCAGCCAGTAGCGAGCTATGTTATTGATTGGAAATGTGCGGAGGTGGAACCGGGATTATGGGAAATCTTCTTACACGCCAGCAAGGAAGGGCGAGCAATCACTTGGAAAACTCTCATCCGCCAAAGGATATATTCGGCGCCCTAA
- a CDS encoding GspE/PulE family protein → MVTRNDYDFGQYLYANGYLDEAGLAMASELALKGEEPIGDVLLRTGILEKASLSEALRSYLGIQAVKLTRVIIDPAVAGLISEEIARRYTLIPFERYSGVLKVAMSDPTHERALRDVRMLTGLEIEPLYAAKEEIEAAIRQYLTVEQSVARLADIGDSVFENSGVWSTESSKTLEYEFQEDEAPTLKFVNSILHEAVLQGVSDIHWEPRKNLFVVRYRIDGKLIKKHDLALKAARSIVSSLKVMAHMDVAERRFPQDGRMTFSAGVRRVDLRMSSMPTVYGEKVVVRILDPEMAQRSLDSLGMRQDVRTGVQALLKRPNGLILVVGPTGSGKTTTLYALLRELNAEEQNIISIEDPVEYQLSGVNQVQVNLPAGLSFPVGLKHILRQDPDVIMIGEIRDEETAGIAITASLTGHLVLSTLHTNTAAAALARLIDMGVEPYLLASAVSGVLSQRLVRRLCEHCKTQYKISEAEKRAFRLPVSINYLYRSVGCPECLGTGYRGRIGIHEFLLYSQEIKELVLSVQNARDIEQQAMVSGMLTVSEDGFLKVQQGLTTVEEVLRVTSGIEE, encoded by the coding sequence ATGGTGACGAGAAACGACTATGACTTCGGTCAATATCTGTATGCCAATGGCTATCTGGATGAGGCTGGTTTAGCAATGGCCTCAGAGCTAGCCTTAAAGGGTGAAGAACCAATTGGGGATGTGCTCCTGCGCACAGGAATACTGGAAAAAGCCAGCTTGTCAGAGGCCCTACGCAGCTACTTGGGAATCCAGGCAGTAAAATTGACGAGAGTCATAATTGACCCCGCTGTCGCAGGATTGATTTCTGAAGAAATTGCTCGTCGTTATACCCTTATTCCCTTTGAGCGATATTCCGGGGTCTTAAAGGTTGCCATGTCTGATCCCACCCATGAAAGAGCCCTTCGGGATGTAAGAATGCTGACCGGGTTAGAGATTGAACCACTATACGCAGCTAAGGAAGAAATTGAAGCTGCAATTCGCCAGTATTTAACCGTTGAACAGTCTGTTGCCCGCCTGGCGGATATTGGAGACAGCGTTTTTGAAAATTCGGGAGTTTGGTCGACTGAATCCTCTAAGACCCTGGAGTATGAATTCCAAGAAGATGAAGCGCCTACTTTGAAATTCGTTAATTCTATTTTACATGAGGCAGTTTTACAGGGAGTCAGCGATATCCATTGGGAACCCCGTAAAAACCTTTTTGTAGTCCGCTATCGGATTGATGGTAAGCTTATTAAAAAGCATGATCTTGCTTTAAAAGCTGCACGGAGTATTGTCTCTAGTCTTAAGGTGATGGCTCACATGGATGTTGCAGAACGCAGGTTTCCCCAAGACGGTCGAATGACCTTTAGCGCTGGAGTTCGGCGAGTGGATCTGCGTATGTCCTCGATGCCAACCGTATATGGTGAAAAAGTTGTAGTTCGCATTTTGGATCCTGAGATGGCTCAGCGTTCGCTGGACAGCCTAGGTATGCGCCAAGACGTTAGGACAGGGGTACAAGCTTTATTAAAGCGTCCAAATGGTTTGATCTTAGTCGTTGGCCCCACCGGGAGCGGCAAGACTACTACCCTCTATGCCCTGCTTAGGGAATTAAATGCTGAAGAGCAAAACATCATTTCAATTGAAGACCCTGTGGAATATCAACTTTCAGGAGTTAATCAAGTACAAGTAAATCTTCCTGCCGGGCTTAGTTTTCCCGTAGGCTTGAAACATATTTTACGGCAAGACCCAGATGTGATTATGATTGGAGAAATCCGTGATGAAGAAACCGCCGGAATCGCCATAACTGCTTCACTGACCGGGCATTTAGTATTATCAACCCTACATACAAACACTGCTGCAGCGGCCTTAGCACGGCTGATTGATATGGGGGTAGAGCCCTATCTTTTAGCTTCAGCGGTCAGCGGGGTTTTATCTCAACGCTTAGTACGTCGTTTGTGCGAACACTGTAAGACCCAGTATAAAATTTCTGAGGCGGAAAAAAGAGCATTTCGCCTGCCTGTGTCAATAAACTACCTATACCGCTCGGTAGGCTGTCCGGAATGTCTGGGGACAGGATATCGAGGCAGGATAGGGATCCACGAGTTTTTGCTCTATAGTCAAGAGATTAAAGAACTGGTTCTCTCTGTACAAAATGCTCGCGACATAGAACAGCAAGCCATGGTTTCCGGAATGCTTACTGTAAGTGAGGATGGGTTCCTAAAGGTTCAGCAAGGCCTTACAACTGTTGAGGAAGTATTGCGGGTTACATCTGGAATAGAAGAATAA
- a CDS encoding type IV pilus twitching motility protein PilT encodes MISFKELLLLAGEKKASDIHLTVESPPVLRMDGSLIPSKMDKLSQADLETFTKALMNETQAKRFAEYGELDMSYSLPGVGRYRINIFRQRGSIGVVIRLIPFTIPSPQALGLPPVSIELAKLHKGLVLVTGPTGSGKSTTLASLIDYINTTRASHIVTIEDPIEYLHRHKLSLVNQREVGNDTHSFSNALRAVLRQDPDVILVGEMRDLETIATAVTAAETGHLVFSTLHTNDATQSVDRMIDVFPPHQQQQIRVQLAAVLQGIMSQQLFPRADHKGRVAAIEVLMATPAVRSLIREGKTHQLPTVIQTNAKLGMQTMDKAIMELVQKGLVTYDVAQEKLQSPDSMRR; translated from the coding sequence ATGATTTCATTTAAAGAACTTTTACTTTTAGCTGGAGAAAAGAAGGCTTCAGATATTCATTTGACTGTAGAGAGTCCTCCGGTTTTGCGGATGGATGGCTCACTGATCCCAAGCAAGATGGATAAACTTTCTCAGGCAGATTTAGAGACCTTTACCAAGGCTCTGATGAATGAAACTCAGGCCAAACGGTTTGCTGAATATGGTGAATTAGATATGTCCTATAGTTTACCGGGTGTTGGACGTTATCGGATTAATATATTTCGGCAAAGGGGATCAATTGGAGTGGTTATTCGCCTGATTCCTTTTACAATCCCAAGTCCTCAGGCCTTAGGACTTCCTCCCGTCAGCATTGAGCTGGCCAAACTGCACAAAGGATTAGTCTTAGTGACTGGCCCAACCGGAAGTGGAAAATCCACAACTCTGGCTTCACTTATAGACTATATTAATACGACGAGGGCCAGTCATATTGTGACAATTGAAGATCCCATTGAGTATTTACACCGACATAAGTTAAGTCTAGTCAATCAACGAGAGGTTGGTAACGATACCCATTCTTTTTCTAATGCTCTGAGAGCTGTTTTACGTCAAGATCCTGATGTAATCTTAGTTGGAGAGATGCGTGACTTAGAAACTATTGCCACAGCGGTAACAGCTGCTGAAACCGGACACTTGGTCTTTAGCACTCTTCATACCAATGATGCCACTCAGTCCGTGGATCGGATGATCGATGTATTTCCCCCCCATCAGCAGCAGCAAATTCGTGTACAGTTAGCGGCTGTCTTGCAAGGGATTATGTCTCAACAATTATTTCCCAGAGCAGATCACAAAGGCAGAGTTGCAGCCATCGAGGTCTTGATGGCCACTCCGGCGGTACGCAGTTTGATTAGAGAGGGCAAAACCCATCAGCTTCCGACAGTTATTCAAACAAATGCTAAGTTGGGAATGCAAACAATGGACAAGGCTATTATGGAATTAGTCCAAAAGGGACTGGTAACGTATGACGTTGCCCAGGAAAAGCTGCAGAGCCCTGATAGCATGCGAAGATGA